From Blastocatellia bacterium, one genomic window encodes:
- the alr gene encoding alanine racemase — MKDEQGAGDTPPGELVSRAAADSSSDAQASAFLPPGRPTWAEINLDHLAHNLGLVKQAVGAEVAVMPAVKADAYGHGAAACAVALEGAGADWFGVALPEEGAALREAGVTRPVLCLGGFWEGQEAGLLAAQLTPVLYRLDLLERLDAEARRASRPAAYHLKVDTGMGRLGVPYMELARFLERADGFTHLRLDGVMTHFASADQPDKDEFTRLQMARFESALAEIHARGHQPAWIHEANSAASLAYPRARGNLVRPGGVLYGLWRDVVNPQTPRLDWRAVLALRTRIIHMKRVARGAPLGYGGTFTTLRESLIATLAIGYEDGLPRALSNRGRVLVRGQFAPIVGRISMDLTLIDVTDINGAALNDEVTVIGQQGTQEISAEEVAKQAGTISYEITCRLSERVPRKIVGRGP, encoded by the coding sequence ATGAAGGATGAGCAAGGGGCAGGGGATACGCCGCCGGGCGAGTTGGTGTCGCGGGCCGCTGCCGATTCATCTTCCGACGCGCAGGCTTCAGCTTTTCTGCCGCCGGGCCGCCCGACCTGGGCCGAGATCAACCTCGATCACCTGGCGCACAATCTTGGTCTCGTCAAACAGGCGGTCGGCGCCGAGGTCGCCGTGATGCCGGCGGTCAAAGCCGACGCTTACGGTCACGGCGCGGCGGCGTGTGCCGTGGCGCTCGAAGGCGCCGGCGCAGACTGGTTCGGGGTCGCCTTGCCCGAAGAAGGGGCCGCGCTCAGAGAGGCGGGCGTGACGCGGCCCGTGCTCTGTCTCGGCGGTTTCTGGGAAGGGCAGGAGGCCGGGCTGCTGGCCGCGCAATTGACCCCGGTGCTGTATCGTCTCGACCTGCTCGAACGCCTCGACGCCGAGGCGCGGCGCGCCAGCCGCCCGGCGGCTTATCATTTGAAAGTGGATACCGGCATGGGACGGCTCGGCGTGCCGTATATGGAGCTGGCGCGCTTTCTCGAACGAGCCGATGGCTTCACACACTTGCGGCTTGATGGCGTGATGACGCACTTCGCTTCTGCCGACCAGCCGGATAAAGATGAGTTTACCCGGCTACAGATGGCGCGCTTTGAAAGTGCCCTGGCTGAAATCCATGCCCGTGGCCATCAGCCGGCGTGGATTCACGAAGCCAACAGCGCGGCGTCGCTGGCTTATCCGCGGGCGCGCGGCAACCTGGTGCGGCCCGGCGGCGTGCTTTACGGCTTGTGGCGCGATGTCGTGAATCCGCAAACGCCTCGGCTCGACTGGCGGGCGGTGCTGGCGCTGCGGACGCGCATCATTCATATGAAAAGGGTGGCGCGGGGCGCGCCGCTCGGTTATGGCGGCACCTTCACGACCCTGCGCGAGAGCCTTATCGCGACGCTCGCCATCGGTTACGAAGATGGATTGCCGCGTGCCCTCTCAAACCGCGGGCGCGTGCTGGTGCGTGGCCAGTTTGCCCCCATCGTGGGCCGCATCAGCATGGATTTGACTTTGATTGATGTCACAGACATCAACGGTGCCGCGCTCAACGACGAGGTGACGGTCATCGGGCAGCAAGGCACGCAGGAAATCTCTGCCGAGGAGGTCGCCAAGCAGGCTGGCACGATCTCTTATGAGATCACCTGCCGCCTGAGCGAGCGCGTGCCCAGGAAAATAGTAGGCAGGGGGCCGTAA
- a CDS encoding aminotransferase class I/II-fold pyridoxal phosphate-dependent enzyme: MQQPSRIAAKDVFEKALSYTKADEFRRVGLYPYFTEFSGAIDTGEAEVMMGDRRVLMFGSNNYLGLTTRPEVKAAAIEAVQQYGTGCSGSRMLNGTMDLHVRLEATLARFMKRESALAFGTGFQTNFGALATIAQKGDVIIADRNIHASLLDGCLASFARTMRYRHNDMRDLEKVLESLPPDEGRLIVVDGVFSMEGDTANLPEIVRLAQTYGARVYVDEAHGIGVLGAHGRGAVEHYGVESNVDVVMGTFSKSFASIGGFIAARREVIEFIKHHSRAFVYSASLSPANAAAVLKAIEIIEREPELRTRLLATSAKLKRELRAMGYKLLEPHESFNGMTPIIPVIVDDEVLVCRFFWELMGEGIYTNPVLAPAVAHSLVRISCMATHTEEHLERLLEAMYRIGKKMEIIQ, encoded by the coding sequence ATGCAGCAGCCATCGCGGATCGCCGCGAAAGATGTGTTCGAGAAAGCACTGTCGTATACAAAGGCAGACGAGTTCCGCCGCGTCGGACTCTATCCCTACTTCACGGAATTTTCGGGGGCGATTGATACGGGCGAAGCCGAAGTGATGATGGGCGACCGCCGCGTCTTGATGTTCGGCTCGAACAACTACCTGGGACTGACGACGCGACCCGAAGTGAAGGCCGCCGCCATCGAAGCCGTTCAACAGTACGGCACCGGCTGTTCGGGCTCGCGCATGCTCAACGGCACCATGGACCTGCACGTTCGCCTGGAAGCGACGCTGGCGCGCTTTATGAAGCGCGAATCGGCGCTGGCCTTCGGCACAGGCTTTCAGACCAACTTCGGCGCGCTGGCGACGATTGCCCAGAAAGGCGATGTGATTATCGCTGACCGCAACATTCACGCTTCGCTGCTCGACGGCTGCCTGGCATCGTTTGCGCGCACGATGCGCTATCGCCACAACGACATGCGCGATCTCGAAAAAGTGCTCGAAAGCCTGCCGCCGGACGAAGGCCGCCTGATTGTCGTTGACGGCGTCTTTTCGATGGAAGGCGACACCGCCAACCTGCCGGAGATTGTCCGGCTGGCGCAAACCTACGGCGCGCGGGTTTACGTTGACGAAGCGCATGGCATCGGCGTGCTCGGCGCTCACGGGCGCGGCGCGGTCGAGCATTACGGGGTCGAAAGCAACGTTGATGTGGTGATGGGGACGTTTTCGAAATCCTTCGCCTCAATCGGCGGCTTCATCGCCGCGCGCCGCGAGGTCATCGAATTCATCAAGCACCACAGCCGCGCTTTCGTCTATTCGGCGTCGCTGTCGCCGGCGAATGCGGCCGCCGTCTTGAAAGCCATCGAGATCATCGAGCGCGAGCCGGAGCTGCGCACACGGCTGCTGGCGACGAGCGCGAAACTGAAGCGCGAGCTGAGAGCAATGGGCTACAAGCTGCTCGAACCGCATGAGAGCTTTAACGGCATGACGCCGATCATCCCGGTCATCGTGGATGACGAGGTGTTGGTCTGCCGCTTCTTCTGGGAGCTGATGGGCGAAGGCATCTACACCAACCCTGTGCTGGCGCCGGCAGTGGCGCACAGTCTGGTGCGTATCAGTTGCATGGCGACGCACACGGAAGAGCACCTCGAACGCCTGCTCGAAGCCATGTATCGCATCGGCAAAAAGATGGAGATCATTCAGTGA
- the fabF gene encoding beta-ketoacyl-ACP synthase II: MRRVVVTGIGLITPLGCGREVVWSALTAGRSGIVRIEEFDTSGLRTNIAGVCRDFRPLDFFDDREMARLDRVSQMAIAATGMATGEAGLTNGQLDSYDVGVMLGTGFGGQSSIEEYCGAFFSNGRGRRSAIAIPKSMYNASSSNIAIRFKTRGPNLTVTTACSSGANAIGQAFHLIRYGHADRMIAGGADAPVTPVVMDAWKDMRVLSTKNDPPERACKPFSANRDGFVLSEGAGIVVLEALELAVARGARIYGEILGYGSTADAAHITFPDPDGEANAILRALKDANVAPAEIDHINAHGTATKLNDQSETEAIKRVFGDRAREIPINSIKSMIGHSMGAAGAIELIAATLAIDNQILPPTINYEEADPQCDLDYITEGARRVSGSNPLRTAMSNSFGFGGNNAVLVVRAFQG, from the coding sequence ATGAGGCGAGTCGTCGTAACAGGCATCGGATTGATTACCCCGCTGGGCTGCGGGCGCGAGGTCGTTTGGTCGGCGCTCACTGCCGGGCGCAGCGGCATTGTGCGCATTGAAGAGTTCGACACCTCGGGACTGCGAACGAACATCGCCGGCGTCTGTCGCGACTTTCGCCCGCTCGACTTTTTCGACGACCGCGAGATGGCGCGTCTCGACCGCGTCTCGCAGATGGCGATTGCGGCCACCGGCATGGCGACGGGCGAAGCCGGGCTGACCAATGGCCAGCTCGACAGCTATGACGTCGGCGTGATGCTGGGGACAGGCTTCGGCGGGCAGAGCTCGATTGAAGAGTACTGCGGCGCTTTCTTCTCGAATGGCCGTGGCCGGCGCTCGGCCATTGCGATTCCGAAGTCGATGTACAACGCGTCGTCTTCAAACATCGCCATCCGCTTCAAGACGCGCGGCCCGAACCTGACGGTGACGACCGCCTGCTCGTCGGGCGCGAACGCCATCGGTCAGGCGTTTCACTTGATTCGCTACGGTCACGCCGACCGCATGATTGCCGGCGGCGCCGATGCTCCGGTGACCCCTGTGGTGATGGATGCGTGGAAAGACATGCGCGTGCTGTCAACCAAGAACGATCCGCCCGAGCGCGCCTGCAAGCCCTTCAGCGCCAACCGCGACGGCTTTGTGCTGTCGGAAGGCGCGGGCATCGTCGTGCTGGAAGCGCTGGAGCTGGCCGTCGCGCGCGGCGCTCGGATCTATGGCGAGATTCTCGGTTACGGCTCGACGGCCGACGCCGCGCACATCACCTTTCCTGATCCCGACGGCGAGGCGAACGCCATCCTGCGCGCCCTCAAAGATGCGAATGTTGCGCCGGCAGAGATCGATCACATCAACGCGCATGGCACCGCCACCAAGCTCAACGACCAGTCCGAAACCGAGGCCATCAAGCGCGTCTTCGGCGACCGCGCTCGCGAGATTCCCATAAACTCGATCAAATCGATGATCGGCCATTCGATGGGCGCGGCGGGCGCAATTGAGTTGATCGCCGCGACGCTGGCGATTGATAATCAGATTCTCCCCCCGACGATCAACTACGAGGAAGCCGATCCGCAATGCGACCTCGATTACATCACCGAAGGGGCGCGGCGGGTGAGCGGCAGCAATCCACTGCGCACGGCGATGTCGAATTCGTTCGGTTTCGGCGGCAACAACGCCGTGCTTGTCGTGCGCGCCTTTCAAGGGTAA
- a CDS encoding acyl carrier protein: protein MTRQAVETIEDAVKDIIVAELRVDRDQLEPATHLMKDLGADSLDALNIALRLEEAFKIKIPDDAIPKFLTVGDIIKGVNEHRAMH from the coding sequence ATGACCAGACAAGCGGTTGAGACAATCGAGGACGCGGTAAAAGACATCATCGTCGCGGAGCTGCGCGTGGATCGCGACCAGCTAGAGCCGGCGACACATCTGATGAAAGACCTCGGCGCCGACTCGCTCGACGCGCTCAACATCGCCCTGCGGCTGGAAGAAGCCTTTAAGATCAAGATACCCGATGACGCGATTCCGAAGTTCTTGACCGTCGGCGACATTATCAAAGGCGTCAATGAACATCGGGCGATGCATTAG
- a CDS encoding O-antigen ligase family protein, whose translation MSLALLALVPLVFSTAVHRTFTLPKVVVLLVGSAALVGLMGWTEFAPGGARLRLLRSPHVLLILLYVATLATSTAFGVAPRLALFGSFENQMGLLTRVCFLICCLSLVIIIGESRARLQQTLWAVTITGLVVATYGFAQFFGRDPFMSANLYTFASAAGRVVRVISTLGHADYLGNFLLYTTPVSAALALARQGRARLLALVATLLSTLVIVFSGTRGAIVGLAVGALALALAAGRRREGPAIWRDRRAVRRATVAALIVIGALGLIAVNPASRQIIVRARAAIAEGASGAGRTLLWRDTLAMLPAYGLTGCGPEGFRLAFLPYKSLELAQLAPQTNNESPHDAYLDVAVSNGVAGAIFYVAVLISAFWRLAIAARRAADREMKITCAGLIAALAAVAAHNIFIFDQIPTGLYFFAFAGLAQAAFNVVMGVRRDDSRSADGGVRPATRLLHRGIAGAGVTIFVIVSWYALVLVRADVEMRRSFAAALGGDFDGALAAGRAAANSAEATGAYQFELARSLALFADVAQARLNVTNISQAEAARLTAAREAAIREATAAARASLSHTLTPDASHLLLAYLAWLSKDAAGLREEAGEAIRRDPYFANGHWLMGEALLMAGDAAQAMREAETALTINPYSGEARDLFKRARGDEQETIEGLLAQAQRFVNRGRLRKARRRLLHALRESAGNCADCHRALALVYEADQQPQQAIVEWQAVAAQTADAAVIRQAQSHIEALKQQAAAR comes from the coding sequence GTGAGCCTGGCACTGCTGGCGCTGGTGCCGCTGGTCTTCAGCACGGCGGTACACCGCACGTTCACGCTGCCGAAGGTGGTCGTGTTGCTCGTTGGCTCGGCGGCGCTCGTCGGCCTGATGGGATGGACGGAGTTTGCGCCCGGCGGCGCGCGATTGCGATTGCTGCGTTCGCCGCATGTCTTGCTCATCCTGCTCTACGTCGCGACGCTCGCGACCTCGACCGCTTTCGGCGTCGCGCCGCGCCTCGCGTTGTTCGGCAGCTTTGAGAATCAAATGGGCTTGCTGACGCGCGTGTGCTTTCTGATCTGCTGCCTGAGCTTGGTCATCATCATCGGCGAGTCGCGGGCGCGGCTGCAACAGACGCTCTGGGCCGTCACAATCACAGGGCTGGTCGTCGCCACCTACGGCTTCGCGCAGTTCTTCGGACGCGACCCGTTCATGTCGGCGAACCTCTATACCTTCGCGTCCGCCGCCGGGCGCGTCGTCCGCGTCATCAGCACACTGGGGCACGCCGATTACCTCGGAAATTTTCTGCTCTACACGACGCCCGTGAGCGCCGCTCTCGCGCTGGCGCGGCAAGGGCGCGCCCGCTTGCTGGCGCTGGTGGCGACGCTGCTTTCGACGCTTGTCATCGTCTTTAGCGGTACGCGCGGAGCCATCGTCGGACTTGCGGTCGGAGCGCTGGCGCTGGCGCTGGCCGCAGGCAGACGCCGGGAAGGGCCTGCGATCTGGCGCGACCGCCGCGCCGTGCGCCGTGCAACGGTCGCGGCGCTTATCGTCATCGGCGCGCTGGGGTTGATCGCCGTCAACCCTGCGTCGCGGCAGATCATTGTGCGCGCCCGCGCTGCCATCGCCGAAGGCGCGAGCGGTGCGGGCCGCACGCTTTTGTGGCGCGACACGCTGGCGATGCTCCCGGCTTATGGCCTTACAGGCTGCGGCCCCGAAGGGTTTCGATTGGCTTTCCTGCCATACAAGTCGCTGGAGCTTGCCCAGCTCGCGCCGCAAACGAATAACGAAAGCCCGCACGACGCCTATCTCGACGTGGCGGTTTCGAACGGCGTGGCGGGCGCGATCTTTTATGTTGCCGTGCTAATCTCTGCTTTCTGGCGGCTGGCCATCGCCGCGCGCCGCGCCGCCGACAGGGAGATGAAAATTACATGCGCCGGCTTGATAGCGGCGCTCGCCGCCGTCGCCGCGCACAACATTTTCATCTTTGACCAGATTCCGACGGGGCTTTATTTTTTCGCCTTCGCGGGGCTGGCGCAGGCGGCCTTCAACGTCGTGATGGGTGTGCGTCGCGACGACAGCCGCTCTGCTGATGGCGGCGTAAGACCGGCGACGCGTCTACTGCATCGCGGGATCGCGGGGGCCGGTGTCACCATCTTCGTTATCGTGTCGTGGTACGCGCTCGTGCTGGTGCGCGCAGACGTAGAGATGCGCCGCTCGTTTGCTGCCGCGCTCGGCGGCGATTTCGATGGCGCGCTCGCGGCGGGCCGGGCCGCGGCTAACAGCGCAGAGGCGACCGGGGCATATCAGTTCGAGCTGGCGCGCTCGCTGGCGTTGTTTGCCGACGTGGCGCAGGCGCGGCTGAATGTAACCAACATCTCACAAGCCGAAGCGGCGCGCCTGACAGCGGCGCGCGAGGCGGCCATCCGCGAAGCGACGGCGGCGGCGCGCGCGTCGTTGTCACACACGTTGACGCCCGATGCCAGCCACCTGCTGCTTGCCTACCTTGCCTGGCTTTCAAAAGACGCCGCAGGGCTACGCGAAGAGGCCGGCGAAGCGATCCGACGCGACCCGTACTTTGCTAATGGTCACTGGTTGATGGGCGAGGCTTTGCTGATGGCCGGTGACGCGGCGCAGGCTATGCGCGAAGCCGAAACGGCGTTGACGATCAATCCTTACTCTGGCGAAGCGCGCGACCTGTTCAAGCGGGCGCGCGGCGACGAGCAAGAGACAATCGAAGGGCTGCTCGCACAGGCGCAGCGCTTCGTCAATCGCGGCAGGCTGCGCAAGGCGCGACGGCGCTTGCTGCATGCCTTGCGAGAGTCAGCCGGCAACTGCGCCGACTGTCATCGCGCCTTGGCGCTGGTCTACGAAGCCGACCAACAGCCGCAACAGGCCATCGTCGAATGGCAGGCCGTCGCCGCTCAGACTGCTGACGCGGCGGTGATCCGGCAAGCCCAATCGCACATCGAAGCGCTCAAGCAACAGGCCGCGGCTCGTTGA
- a CDS encoding DUF11 domain-containing protein — MAKSAKASPRWLRLLFDLLLGAFLFGLFLIVWLPPGGASSAATGGAPANVMPMQGTSIIANISGSISTTDPTFTGPRHFRSGIPGDRICQTFSAVGARHYDQYFFTNTSPTSQRVSVAFISGCGGNTYETAYSPQFDPTNICNNYLAGAGVSGSTNWEFTVCGNSTFSILVYGLEPGVTCGSYQLAVGGTSAIAFNDPFTNSLSSASFNTDGGPFTRADQTPKQLKRQLRALAHPHGSLMPRLTAALPEGGTPLVASITDSIDLTEPTFTGPRHLENTVGGIPVIGSPNCITFGPVGTRHYDEYFFMNDSPASQKVYVSFTTSCGLLGIFMAAYSPQFDPNNICANYLGGVSGYQTINWEFTVCPNSQFSIVVYNTTLNQPCANYSYQVYGNDLRFVGTQTDVGVTKVGPAGPVAANSDITYDITVSNNGPAPANNVVFTDPLPPGTTFQSLTLLTSYGTGFTPPTCTTPPVGGTGTVTCTTPTLPSVPGTGIPTSLEFALTLHITPSASPTLTNTATVAFQGIDTNPTNNVATASVQVTSAFDICLQDDSTPSTVLLINSHTGDYRFCCNGTAFAGKGTLTIRGSTITLQHNTTDRRVQATVDLSVFKGSAALQTPPGVTRCTITDRDVRNNTCNCP, encoded by the coding sequence ATGGCCAAATCAGCGAAAGCTTCGCCGCGCTGGTTGCGTCTGTTGTTCGACCTGCTGCTCGGCGCCTTCCTTTTCGGATTGTTCCTGATCGTCTGGCTGCCGCCGGGCGGCGCGTCGAGTGCGGCGACAGGCGGCGCTCCAGCCAACGTGATGCCGATGCAAGGCACCAGCATCATCGCCAATATCAGTGGCTCGATCAGCACGACCGACCCGACCTTCACCGGCCCGCGCCATTTCCGCTCAGGCATTCCCGGCGACCGTATCTGCCAGACGTTCAGCGCGGTCGGCGCGCGGCACTACGACCAGTATTTCTTCACCAACACCTCGCCGACCTCACAGCGTGTTAGCGTCGCTTTCATTTCGGGCTGTGGGGGTAACACCTACGAGACGGCCTATAGCCCGCAGTTCGACCCGACAAACATCTGCAACAACTACCTGGCCGGGGCTGGCGTCTCCGGGAGTACAAACTGGGAATTCACCGTCTGCGGCAACAGCACGTTTTCGATCCTTGTCTATGGACTCGAACCCGGCGTGACGTGCGGCAGCTATCAGCTGGCGGTCGGCGGCACGAGCGCCATCGCCTTCAATGACCCTTTCACGAACTCGCTGTCGTCAGCCTCTTTTAACACTGACGGCGGGCCGTTTACGCGGGCCGATCAGACGCCCAAACAGTTAAAGCGGCAGTTGCGGGCCCTGGCTCATCCACATGGGTCTTTAATGCCCCGCCTGACGGCGGCACTTCCAGAAGGGGGGACCCCGCTGGTCGCCTCAATCACCGACTCAATTGATCTCACCGAGCCGACCTTTACCGGGCCGCGCCACCTTGAAAACACTGTCGGCGGCATCCCTGTGATCGGCTCGCCCAACTGCATCACCTTCGGGCCGGTCGGGACGCGCCACTATGACGAATACTTCTTTATGAATGACTCGCCGGCCAGTCAAAAGGTTTATGTCAGCTTCACCACCAGTTGCGGATTGTTGGGAATCTTCATGGCCGCTTACAGCCCGCAGTTCGACCCGAACAACATTTGTGCCAACTACCTCGGCGGAGTCAGTGGCTATCAGACGATCAATTGGGAGTTCACCGTCTGTCCGAACTCGCAATTCTCGATTGTCGTTTACAACACCACGTTGAACCAGCCGTGCGCCAACTATTCATACCAGGTCTACGGCAACGATCTCCGCTTCGTCGGCACGCAGACCGATGTGGGAGTCACAAAGGTCGGCCCGGCAGGCCCGGTCGCAGCCAACAGCGACATCACCTACGACATCACGGTCAGCAACAATGGGCCAGCGCCGGCTAACAACGTCGTGTTTACGGACCCGCTGCCGCCGGGTACGACCTTCCAATCGCTGACGTTGCTGACCAGCTACGGCACGGGCTTCACGCCGCCGACCTGCACCACGCCGCCGGTGGGCGGCACGGGGACGGTGACCTGTACGACGCCGACGCTGCCGTCAGTGCCGGGGACAGGGATTCCTACGTCGCTCGAATTCGCGTTGACTTTGCACATCACGCCGAGCGCGTCCCCGACGCTGACCAACACGGCGACGGTTGCGTTCCAGGGGATCGATACGAACCCGACAAACAATGTCGCGACGGCCAGCGTTCAGGTCACCAGCGCCTTCGACATCTGCTTGCAGGACGACTCAACCCCCTCGACCGTGCTGTTGATTAACTCGCACACAGGAGATTATCGCTTTTGCTGTAACGGCACAGCCTTCGCCGGCAAGGGGACATTAACCATCAGAGGCTCGACCATCACCTTACAGCACAACACGACAGACCGGCGCGTGCAGGCGACGGTTGACCTGAGTGTCTTCAAAGGCTCGGCGGCATTGCAGACGCCGCCTGGCGTGACCCGCTGCACGATCACTGACCGCGACGTTAGAAATAATACTTGTAATTGTCCTTGA
- a CDS encoding GTPase domain-containing protein, whose translation MTFINYASREINCKIVYYGPGLGGKTTNLQFIYDSTAQQAKGKLISLATETDRTLFFDFLPLDLGTVRGFKTRFHLYTVPGQVFYDASRKLILKGVDGVVFVADSQRERMDANVESLFNLELNLKQHGYELTKLPYVLQLNKRDLPNVVAVEELKAELLRRDEPVFEGVASRGVGVFDTLKAVAKQVLMELRKSSGG comes from the coding sequence TTGACGTTCATCAACTACGCCTCGCGCGAGATCAATTGCAAGATTGTTTATTACGGGCCGGGCCTCGGCGGCAAGACCACCAACCTGCAATTCATCTATGATTCGACCGCCCAGCAAGCCAAGGGCAAGCTCATCAGCCTGGCGACGGAAACCGACCGCACGCTCTTCTTCGACTTCCTGCCGCTCGACCTTGGCACCGTGCGCGGCTTCAAGACACGCTTTCACCTTTACACCGTGCCCGGCCAGGTTTTCTATGACGCCAGCCGCAAGCTGATCCTTAAAGGCGTTGACGGCGTCGTCTTTGTCGCCGACTCGCAGCGCGAGCGCATGGACGCCAACGTCGAGTCGCTCTTCAACCTCGAATTGAACCTCAAACAGCATGGCTACGAGTTGACCAAGCTGCCATACGTGCTGCAACTGAACAAGCGCGACCTGCCGAACGTCGTCGCGGTCGAAGAGCTGAAGGCCGAGTTGCTGCGCCGCGACGAGCCGGTCTTCGAGGGCGTCGCCAGCCGCGGCGTCGGCGTCTTCGACACGCTCAAGGCGGTCGCCAAGCAGGTGTTGATGGAACTGCGCAAGAGCAGCGGCGGGTAA
- a CDS encoding roadblock/LC7 domain-containing protein, with product MAAPVVMYEEEYAQLKGAITRLCADANAKFVFLVDKNGQQIAAHGEMLNLDTTSLASLTAGNVAATDGLAHLIGEQGFPVLSHEGERDNIHISIVANRVILVVIFDERSSLGLVRLRVKRVTAEMNMIFDAIDRKVDREREMGFALDSPFAEITEEDIDALFS from the coding sequence ATGGCGGCTCCGGTCGTAATGTACGAAGAGGAATATGCGCAGCTCAAGGGCGCCATCACGCGCCTGTGCGCCGACGCCAACGCCAAGTTCGTCTTCCTGGTTGATAAAAATGGTCAGCAGATTGCCGCGCACGGGGAGATGCTCAACCTCGACACCACCAGCCTTGCCAGTCTCACTGCCGGCAACGTGGCGGCGACCGATGGCCTGGCACACCTGATCGGCGAGCAGGGCTTTCCGGTTCTATCGCACGAAGGCGAGCGCGACAACATTCATATTTCCATCGTCGCCAACCGCGTCATCCTGGTCGTCATCTTCGACGAGCGCAGCAGCCTCGGACTGGTGCGCTTGCGGGTCAAACGGGTGACCGCCGAGATGAACATGATCTTTGACGCCATTGACCGCAAGGTTGACCGCGAGCGCGAGATGGGCTTTGCGCTCGATTCGCCGTTTGCCGAGATTACCGAGGAAGACATCGACGCCCTGTTCAGTTAG
- a CDS encoding M20 family metallopeptidase, protein MESKFASHINRDEIVEIVCELVRQDTVNPPGNEHLCKEIVTRSLEQLGMEVAYYEKEPGRTNIVGRKGRGTKSIGFVSHMDVVPPGELEQWETPPFEPTIKDGRIYGRGTLDDKGSFACAYAACKAFLTEHADFDGTIYLIAAADEELGSELGIIYLVEECGIKFDVAIIPDGGRMDLSIYGEKGILWVEVESRGIQAHGSTPELGRNAIIPLAEALAEVKSLDLGANYDRAFDGWTMNVGTIQGGSSTNTVPAVARATIDFRLPGGISKQAVLAKLEEKLAAARRRSPDAELSIKVLHETEPHLSDKNSIIVRSFDTAARRLNLPMKYETFGGNTVAKNLFFAGITSVVHYPGDDKLAHVPNEFVIIDELVLGSVLYAETLEAYFFG, encoded by the coding sequence ATGGAGTCGAAATTTGCCAGCCACATTAACCGCGACGAGATCGTCGAGATCGTCTGCGAGCTGGTTCGGCAGGACACCGTCAACCCGCCGGGTAACGAGCACCTCTGCAAAGAGATCGTCACGCGCTCGCTTGAACAGCTCGGCATGGAGGTCGCCTACTACGAGAAAGAGCCGGGGCGCACCAACATCGTCGGGCGCAAAGGCCGCGGGACGAAATCCATCGGCTTCGTCTCGCACATGGACGTGGTGCCGCCGGGCGAGCTGGAGCAGTGGGAGACGCCGCCCTTCGAGCCGACGATTAAAGACGGGCGCATTTACGGGCGCGGCACGCTCGACGATAAAGGATCGTTCGCCTGCGCCTATGCCGCCTGCAAAGCCTTTCTGACCGAGCACGCAGACTTTGACGGCACGATCTACCTGATCGCCGCCGCCGATGAAGAGCTGGGCAGCGAGCTCGGCATCATCTATCTGGTCGAAGAGTGCGGCATCAAGTTCGACGTTGCCATTATCCCCGACGGCGGGCGCATGGACTTATCGATTTATGGCGAGAAGGGCATCCTCTGGGTCGAGGTCGAAAGCCGCGGCATCCAGGCGCACGGCTCGACGCCGGAGCTGGGCCGCAACGCCATCATCCCGCTCGCCGAGGCGCTTGCCGAAGTCAAGTCGCTCGACCTCGGCGCGAACTACGACCGCGCCTTCGACGGCTGGACCATGAACGTCGGTACGATTCAGGGCGGCTCTTCGACCAACACGGTGCCGGCAGTGGCGCGCGCGACGATTGACTTCCGCCTGCCTGGCGGCATCAGCAAGCAGGCGGTGCTGGCGAAGCTTGAAGAGAAACTCGCCGCCGCCCGCCGCCGCTCGCCCGACGCCGAGCTGAGCATCAAGGTGCTGCACGAAACCGAGCCGCACCTGTCGGACAAGAACTCGATCATCGTGCGCAGCTTCGACACGGCGGCGCGGCGCTTGAACCTGCCGATGAAGTACGAAACCTTTGGCGGCAATACCGTCGCCAAGAACCTCTTCTTCGCCGGCATCACTTCGGTGGTGCATTATCCGGGCGACGACAAGCTGGCGCATGTGCCGAACGAGTTCGTCATCATTGACGAGCTGGTGCTGGGCTCTGTGCTGTACGCCGAAACGCTCGAAGCTTACTTCTTCGGTTGA